One region of Streptomyces capillispiralis genomic DNA includes:
- a CDS encoding DUF2530 domain-containing protein, whose translation MTGLFTEPTRHEAPEPLEGPVVGTIIGGTVIWFALFLVQLPFYGWFDDHGHTWWLWTCLAGGGLGFIGIWYVRRRDAAIKRARAAEAGAHPVPDQSPAPSAD comes from the coding sequence ATGACAGGGCTTTTTACGGAACCCACCAGGCACGAGGCGCCGGAGCCCCTGGAGGGCCCGGTGGTCGGCACCATCATCGGCGGCACGGTCATCTGGTTCGCCCTGTTCCTCGTCCAGCTGCCCTTCTACGGCTGGTTCGACGACCACGGCCACACCTGGTGGCTGTGGACCTGCCTGGCCGGCGGCGGGCTCGGCTTCATCGGCATCTGGTACGTCCGCAGGCGCGACGCCGCGATCAAGCGGGCGCGGGCGGCGGAAGCCGGCGCCCATCCGGTGCCGGACCAGTCGCCCGCCCCCTCCGCCGACTGA
- a CDS encoding MBL fold metallo-hydrolase, protein MPSSPAPSSTPSTTTPSASTPFPVRTLGGPTVLFEYGGLRFLTDPTFDGPGDHPSAGPTLTKTAPAAASPADLGPVDVVLLSHDEHADNLDTSGRALLADVPLTLTTPGGGQRLGEKARGLADWESVELDRPGGGTVTVTGVPAIHGPGPRENVEPFTGQVVGFVLTGEGLPTVYVSGDNASLDAVKEIAGRFGPVDTAVLFAGAPRFPMLFGGEPLVLDSAQAAEAARILDARRVVPAHHDSWAHFTEGRDELRAAFTAAGLADRLDPDWARSA, encoded by the coding sequence GTGCCGTCTTCTCCCGCGCCTTCCTCCACCCCCTCCACCACCACCCCCTCCGCCTCCACCCCCTTCCCGGTCCGCACCCTCGGCGGCCCGACCGTCCTCTTCGAGTACGGCGGCCTGCGCTTCCTGACCGACCCGACCTTCGACGGCCCCGGCGACCACCCGTCGGCCGGTCCGACCCTGACCAAGACCGCCCCCGCCGCCGCCTCCCCCGCCGACCTCGGCCCCGTGGACGTGGTCCTGCTCTCGCACGACGAGCACGCCGACAACCTCGACACCTCCGGCCGCGCCCTGCTCGCCGACGTCCCGCTGACCCTCACCACCCCCGGCGGCGGGCAGCGCCTCGGCGAGAAGGCCAGGGGGCTGGCCGACTGGGAGTCCGTCGAACTGGACCGCCCGGGCGGCGGCACCGTGACCGTCACCGGCGTCCCCGCGATCCACGGCCCCGGCCCGCGCGAGAACGTCGAGCCGTTCACCGGCCAGGTCGTCGGCTTCGTCCTGACCGGCGAGGGCCTGCCCACGGTGTACGTCAGCGGCGACAACGCCTCGCTCGACGCGGTGAAGGAGATCGCCGGGCGGTTCGGCCCGGTGGACACCGCCGTCCTCTTCGCCGGCGCGCCCCGCTTCCCCATGCTGTTCGGCGGTGAGCCGCTCGTCCTGGACAGCGCCCAGGCCGCCGAGGCCGCCCGGATCCTCGACGCCCGCCGTGTCGTCCCCGCCCACCACGACAGCTGGGCCCACTTCACCGAGGGCCGCGACGAACTGCGGGCCGCCTTCACCGCCGCCGGCCTGGCCGACCGCCTGGACCCGGACTGGGCCCGCAGCGCCTGA
- a CDS encoding MFS transporter, whose amino-acid sequence MATARTPKGATGTGGPKGAKGNGRRLGTGGAGGRLRAFGRALHFPVTGTARGIRRATHAHGAGESGLGKLIELHGVNGAGDVMITVALASTVFFSVPTDEARGRVALYLAITMAPFTLLAPVVGPLLDRLPHGRRAAMAGAMLARALLALVLSGAVVTGGIELYPAALGVLVSSKAYGVVRSAVVPRLLPPAFSLVKANSRVTLGGLLATGIAAPVGAGLQQIGPRWPLYGAFALFVAGMFLSFRLPPKVDSAKGEDVALLAADEQHLHGPHRKAQKRPGLRTVGPAVTHALGANAAIRCLTGFLIFFLAFLLREHPMTGQSAAVSLGIVGVAAGAGNALGTAVGAWLRSRAPEIIIVTVVAGVLGAAVTAAAFFGAVLVAGLAAIAGFAQALAKLSLDALIQRDVPELVRTSAFARSETLLQMAWVLGGAIGIAMPLIGTLGLAVGAAIVATGWLTTVRGLVRSARHGTAGRARVA is encoded by the coding sequence GTGGCTACCGCGAGGACACCCAAGGGCGCCACCGGGACCGGTGGGCCGAAAGGGGCCAAGGGCAACGGCCGGCGCCTCGGGACGGGCGGGGCGGGCGGCCGCCTCCGCGCGTTCGGGCGCGCCCTGCACTTCCCGGTGACCGGAACCGCGCGAGGGATCCGCCGGGCGACCCACGCGCACGGCGCCGGGGAGTCCGGACTGGGCAAACTGATCGAGCTGCACGGTGTGAACGGCGCCGGTGACGTCATGATCACGGTCGCCCTGGCCTCCACCGTCTTCTTCTCGGTCCCCACGGACGAGGCCCGCGGGCGCGTCGCCCTCTACCTCGCCATCACCATGGCGCCGTTCACCCTCCTGGCCCCGGTGGTCGGCCCGCTCCTGGACCGCCTCCCGCACGGCCGCCGCGCCGCGATGGCGGGCGCGATGCTCGCCCGGGCGCTGCTCGCGCTGGTCCTGTCCGGCGCGGTCGTCACCGGCGGGATCGAGCTGTACCCGGCCGCGCTGGGCGTGCTGGTCTCCTCGAAGGCGTACGGGGTGGTGCGCAGCGCGGTCGTGCCGCGGCTGCTGCCGCCCGCCTTCTCCCTGGTGAAGGCGAACTCACGGGTCACCCTGGGCGGACTGCTGGCGACCGGGATCGCGGCGCCGGTCGGCGCGGGGCTCCAGCAGATCGGCCCGCGCTGGCCGCTGTACGGGGCGTTCGCCCTCTTCGTCGCGGGGATGTTCCTGTCGTTCCGGCTGCCGCCGAAGGTGGACTCCGCCAAGGGCGAGGACGTGGCCCTGCTCGCCGCCGACGAGCAGCACCTGCACGGGCCGCACCGCAAGGCGCAGAAGCGCCCGGGGCTGCGCACGGTCGGCCCGGCCGTCACCCACGCGCTGGGCGCCAACGCCGCCATCCGCTGTCTGACCGGCTTCCTGATCTTCTTCCTCGCCTTCCTGCTGCGCGAGCACCCGATGACCGGTCAGAGCGCCGCGGTGTCGCTCGGGATAGTGGGCGTGGCGGCCGGCGCGGGCAACGCCCTCGGTACGGCGGTCGGGGCGTGGCTGAGGTCGCGCGCCCCGGAGATCATCATCGTGACGGTGGTGGCGGGCGTGCTGGGCGCGGCGGTCACGGCCGCGGCGTTCTTCGGCGCGGTGCTGGTGGCGGGTCTCGCCGCGATCGCCGGGTTCGCGCAGGCGCTGGCCAAGCTGTCGCTGGACGCGCTGATCCAGCGGGACGTGCCCGAGCTGGTGCGGACGTCGGCGTTCGCGCGGTCGGAGACGCTGCTGCAGATGGCGTGGGTGCTGGGCGGCGCGATCGGCATCGCGATGCCGCTGATCGGCACGCTGGGGCTGGCGGTGGGCGCGGCGATCGTCGCCACGGGCTGGCTGACGACCGTCCGCGGGCTGGTCCGTTCCGCCCGGCACGGCACCGCGGGCCGGGCGCGTGTGGCGTAA
- a CDS encoding DUF3027 domain-containing protein — MSAATTRSRTPDRLCAEAVDLARAAAEEAAAPGVVGEHEGLVSEGDRVVTHFFGCREPGYRGWRWAVTVARASRAKIVTIDEAVLLPGPDAVLAPEWVPWSERLRPGDMGPGDLLPTDAEDLRLEPGYTGEEEPPPNSVVSEDMAELVEAEDAEVTAGTPAHLTVAPARGTIAAVAEELGMRRARVLSRYGLHTAADRWEESFGAKTPMAQAAPASCVSCGFLARIGGSLGQAFGVCANEFSPADGHVVSLAYGCGGHSEAAVMPKPPQPAPPVIDETRVDPFPLRPSPDSGSVPVTEDASSAELGHS; from the coding sequence GTGAGCGCAGCGACAACGCGAAGCCGCACCCCCGACCGTCTGTGCGCCGAGGCCGTCGACCTCGCCCGCGCCGCAGCCGAGGAGGCCGCCGCGCCCGGGGTCGTCGGCGAACACGAAGGGCTGGTCTCCGAGGGGGACCGCGTCGTCACGCACTTCTTCGGATGCCGCGAGCCGGGCTACCGCGGCTGGCGCTGGGCCGTCACCGTCGCCCGCGCCTCCCGCGCCAAGATCGTCACGATCGACGAGGCGGTCCTGCTGCCCGGCCCCGACGCGGTGCTCGCGCCGGAGTGGGTGCCGTGGAGCGAGCGGCTGCGCCCCGGCGACATGGGCCCCGGCGACCTCCTGCCCACCGACGCCGAGGACCTGCGTCTGGAGCCCGGCTACACCGGCGAGGAGGAGCCGCCGCCGAACTCCGTGGTCTCCGAGGACATGGCCGAGCTGGTGGAGGCCGAGGACGCCGAGGTCACCGCGGGCACCCCGGCCCATCTGACGGTGGCCCCGGCCCGGGGCACCATCGCGGCGGTCGCCGAGGAACTGGGCATGCGCCGCGCCCGGGTGCTGTCCCGCTACGGCCTGCACACCGCCGCCGACCGCTGGGAGGAGTCGTTCGGCGCGAAGACCCCGATGGCGCAGGCCGCCCCCGCCTCGTGCGTCTCGTGCGGCTTCCTCGCCCGTATCGGCGGCTCCCTCGGCCAGGCCTTCGGGGTGTGCGCCAACGAGTTCTCCCCGGCCGACGGCCATGTGGTCTCCCTGGCCTACGGCTGCGGCGGCCACTCCGAGGCCGCGGTCATGCCGAAGCCCCCGCAGCCGGCCCCGCCGGTGATCGACGAGACCCGCGTCGACCCGTTCCCGCTGCGCCCGTCGCCCGACTCCGGGTCGGTGCCGGTGACGGAGGACGCGTCCTCGGCGGAACTGGGCCACTCCTGA
- a CDS encoding ABATE domain-containing protein yields the protein MEGVMEAVAEEPVLPPAQGEEDHLSLALVNSAVALPGGHTVDLLGTPARANHWLTERGLAPVDAGMRDMCAAQLRSLREQIRSLFASRAEELPALPAAVAAVNDAMTRVPTAPLLQWDAKRGPYRATPHPTTAIVDHALAALAADAADLLTSPAAERLTACGSTPCNRYLLRHGRRHWCSTRCGDRARAARAYARRTRRDTD from the coding sequence ATGGAGGGCGTGATGGAGGCGGTGGCCGAGGAACCCGTCCTGCCGCCCGCCCAGGGCGAGGAGGACCACCTCTCGCTCGCCCTCGTCAACAGCGCGGTCGCGCTGCCCGGCGGCCACACGGTCGATCTCCTGGGGACGCCCGCGCGGGCCAACCACTGGCTCACGGAGCGCGGTCTCGCGCCGGTCGACGCCGGTATGCGGGACATGTGCGCGGCCCAGCTGCGGTCGCTGCGCGAACAGATCCGGTCGCTGTTCGCCTCCCGCGCCGAGGAACTGCCCGCCCTGCCCGCCGCCGTCGCGGCCGTCAACGACGCGATGACCCGCGTCCCCACCGCGCCGCTGTTGCAGTGGGACGCGAAGAGGGGCCCCTACCGGGCCACCCCGCACCCGACCACCGCGATCGTCGACCACGCCCTGGCGGCCCTCGCCGCCGACGCCGCCGATCTGCTCACCTCCCCCGCCGCCGAACGCCTCACCGCCTGCGGCTCCACCCCCTGCAACCGCTACCTGCTCCGCCACGGCCGCCGCCACTGGTGCTCCACCCGGTGCGGCGACCGCGCCCGCGCGGCCCGCGCGTACGCCCGCCGCACCCGGCGCGACACGGACTGA
- a CDS encoding cation-translocating P-type ATPase produces MTHLQAGDRVDAAQPATVTSPVTGLTSAEVADRVTRGQVNDVPVRSSRSLAEIVRANVLTRFNAIIGVLWVIMLVVAPIQDSLFGFVILANTGIGIFQEWRAKKTLDSLALIGEVRPTVRRDGVSAEVGTAEIVLDDLIEIGPGDKVVVDGVCVGTDGLEIDESLLTGEADPVPKLPGDQVMSGSFVVAGGGSFQATRVGREAYAAQLAEEASRFTLVHSELRSGISTILKYVTWMMVPTAIGLIISQLVVKDNELKDSVARTVGGIVPMVPEGLVLLTSIAFAVGVIRLGRKQCLVQELPAIEGLARVDTVCLDKTGTLTEGGMDVTGLRVLGDGDGTYVRRVLGALGAADPRPNASLKAIIDAYPHDGDWRPTDTLPFSSARKYSGATFEEGPAGAGSVTWLLGAPDVLLDPDDPALDETDRMNEQGLRVLLLARVRPGVDVDDPDAAKDVRPAALVVLEQRLRPDAADTLRYFAEQDVRAKVISGDNAVSVGAVASKLGLSGTTVDARRLPADRDAMAEALDRGTVFGRVTPQQKRTMVGALQSHGHTVAMTGDGVNDVLALKDADIGVAMGSGSEATRAVAQIVLLNNSFATLPSVVAEGRRVIGNITRVATLFLVKTVYSVLLAVLVVCSQVEYPFLPRHLTLLSTLTIGVPAFFLALAPNKERPRPHFVRRVMRYAIPGGVLAAVATFATYLIARGHYDGEGALAAETSAATLTLFLISIWVLAIIARPYTWWRVGLVAAMGAGFVLVLVVPWLQDFFALKLVGMTMPWVATGIAVVAAATLDILWRWVDRRVPA; encoded by the coding sequence ATGACGCATCTCCAGGCGGGCGACCGGGTCGATGCCGCACAGCCGGCCACGGTCACCTCCCCGGTGACCGGGCTGACCTCCGCGGAAGTGGCCGACCGGGTGACGCGCGGGCAGGTCAACGACGTGCCGGTGCGCAGCAGCCGGTCCCTGGCGGAGATCGTCCGCGCCAACGTCCTCACCCGGTTCAACGCGATCATCGGTGTGCTCTGGGTGATCATGCTGGTGGTCGCGCCCATCCAGGACAGCCTGTTCGGGTTCGTCATCCTCGCCAACACCGGCATCGGCATCTTCCAGGAGTGGCGGGCGAAGAAGACCCTCGACTCCCTCGCGCTGATCGGCGAGGTGCGGCCCACGGTGCGCCGGGACGGGGTGTCCGCCGAGGTCGGCACCGCCGAGATCGTGCTGGACGACCTGATCGAGATCGGGCCGGGCGACAAGGTCGTCGTCGACGGGGTGTGCGTGGGGACGGACGGCCTGGAGATCGACGAGTCCCTGCTCACCGGCGAGGCCGATCCGGTGCCGAAGCTCCCCGGTGACCAGGTCATGTCGGGCAGTTTCGTGGTCGCGGGCGGCGGCTCGTTCCAGGCGACCAGGGTGGGGCGCGAGGCGTACGCGGCACAGCTCGCCGAGGAGGCGTCCCGGTTCACGCTGGTCCACTCCGAGCTGCGCTCCGGCATCTCCACGATCCTCAAGTACGTGACGTGGATGATGGTCCCGACCGCGATCGGCCTGATCATCAGCCAGCTCGTCGTCAAGGACAACGAGCTGAAGGACTCCGTCGCCCGCACGGTCGGCGGCATCGTCCCGATGGTCCCCGAGGGGCTGGTCCTGCTCACCTCGATCGCCTTCGCGGTCGGGGTGATCCGGCTGGGACGCAAGCAGTGCCTGGTGCAGGAACTGCCCGCGATCGAGGGGCTGGCCCGCGTCGACACGGTCTGCCTGGACAAGACCGGCACCCTCACCGAGGGCGGCATGGACGTCACCGGGCTGCGGGTGCTCGGCGACGGCGACGGGACGTACGTGCGCCGGGTACTGGGGGCGCTCGGCGCGGCCGATCCGCGGCCCAACGCCTCCCTGAAGGCGATCATCGACGCCTACCCCCACGACGGCGACTGGCGCCCCACCGACACCCTGCCCTTCTCCTCCGCCCGCAAGTACAGCGGCGCGACCTTCGAGGAGGGCCCGGCGGGCGCCGGGAGCGTCACCTGGCTGCTGGGGGCGCCCGACGTGCTCCTCGACCCCGACGACCCGGCACTGGACGAGACCGACCGGATGAACGAGCAGGGGCTGCGGGTGCTGCTGCTGGCCCGGGTCCGCCCCGGCGTGGACGTCGACGACCCCGACGCCGCCAAGGACGTACGGCCGGCCGCGCTGGTGGTGCTGGAGCAGCGGCTGCGGCCCGACGCGGCCGACACCCTGCGCTACTTCGCCGAGCAGGACGTCCGCGCCAAGGTGATCTCCGGCGACAACGCGGTGTCGGTCGGGGCGGTCGCGTCCAAGCTGGGCCTGTCCGGTACGACGGTGGACGCGCGCCGGCTGCCCGCCGACCGGGACGCCATGGCCGAGGCGCTGGACCGGGGCACGGTGTTCGGGCGGGTCACCCCGCAGCAGAAGCGGACCATGGTGGGCGCGCTCCAGTCGCACGGCCACACGGTCGCGATGACCGGGGACGGCGTGAACGACGTGCTGGCGCTGAAGGACGCCGACATCGGCGTGGCGATGGGCTCCGGTTCGGAGGCCACGCGGGCGGTCGCGCAGATCGTGCTGCTGAACAACAGCTTCGCCACGCTGCCGTCGGTGGTGGCGGAGGGGCGCCGGGTGATCGGCAACATCACCCGGGTCGCCACGCTGTTCCTGGTGAAGACGGTGTACTCGGTGCTGCTGGCGGTGCTGGTGGTGTGCTCGCAGGTGGAGTACCCGTTCCTGCCGCGGCACCTGACCCTGCTGTCCACGCTGACCATCGGCGTCCCCGCGTTCTTCCTGGCGCTGGCCCCCAACAAGGAGCGGCCGCGTCCGCACTTCGTGCGGCGGGTCATGCGGTACGCGATCCCGGGCGGAGTGCTGGCGGCGGTGGCGACCTTCGCCACGTATCTGATCGCCCGGGGGCACTACGACGGCGAGGGCGCGCTGGCGGCGGAGACGAGCGCGGCGACGCTGACGCTGTTCCTGATCTCGATCTGGGTCCTGGCGATCATCGCCCGCCCGTACACCTGGTGGCGGGTCGGGCTGGTCGCGGCGATGGGTGCGGGCTTCGTGCTGGTGCTGGTGGTGCCGTGGTTGCAGGACTTCTTCGCGTTGAAGCTGGTGGGCATGACCATGCCGTGGGTCGCGACGGGGATCGCGGTGGTGGCGGCGGCCACCCTGGACATCCTGTGGAGGTGGGTGGACCGCCGCGTCCCCGCTTAG
- a CDS encoding sacsin N-terminal ATP-binding-like domain-containing protein: MSKFVRPAAEGADPFATARLRRGVLDAWATSPARFREDANAEEDLVLGGYRDRLVVELAQNAADAAARAGVPGRLRLTLRDGVLVAANTGAPLDATGVESLSTLRASAKRDAPDRAVGRFGVGFAAVLAVTDEPAVVGRHGGVRWSLAEARAHAGDTARHSPGLGDEIRRRDGHVPLLRLPFAAEGTAPDPYDTAVILPLRDSAAAGLAERLLHAVDDALLLALPGLTEVVVEIDDEAPRTLTRRTDGPFTVVDDSGNGVTHWRTATAHGPLTPDLLADRPVEERLRPHWSVTWAVPVDADGSPARPRTSPVLHAPTPSDEPLGVPALLIASFPLDSTRRHAAPGPLTDFLVQRAADAYADLLAHWRPVTTGIIGLVPGPLGKGELDGALRQAVLERLPRTSFLPPALEPREHDGDSDLPESLRPRDAEVVEGAGADTVRVLAEVLPTLLPAGLERRAELRTLGVARLPLTDAIDRLAGLEKSPAWWRRLYDSLAGVDPDRLSGLPVPLAGGTSQGFGSGAGRTTIGPRQVLLPTPDSASLDASLLARLGLKVAHPDAAHPLLEKLGALPATPRAVLTTPQVRAAVAASLDDEGALNWEEEAPDAEELADTVLGLVRDAGLEPGDEPWLGALALPDEDGELSPACELVFPGGPFARVMREGELAAVDAELAEKWGEQPLAACGVLVDFALIRATDVVLDPDELEPREGDFAEPDDAGLLDAVDVWSEDVLDRFPDSPVPPVATEIVAVRDLDLVDDDRWPEALALLSRPPLRDALVEPVRILLHDGTHEVVRPYTAWWLRGHPVLGGRRPAGLRASGGDPLLRGLYDEADATGFEDEQVLRALGVRTSVAALLDEPGGAAELLDRLADPDRPVTAAQLHALYGALAELDPEQVTLPDEVRAVVDGRVEVVDAADAVVVDSPDLLPFTSGVPLLPVPPSRAVELAELFQVRRLSESVTGQVDSEGTEHDVPEPVRVLLGPRTPVSYVEHEELVVDGVEIDWRLTNDGVPHAATLEGVAAGLAWAAGQWPRRFEVAALLEDPSRTEELARDRWFD, from the coding sequence GTGAGCAAGTTCGTGCGGCCCGCCGCCGAGGGTGCGGACCCGTTCGCCACGGCACGTCTGCGGCGCGGTGTGCTGGACGCCTGGGCCACCAGCCCCGCCCGCTTCCGTGAGGACGCCAACGCGGAGGAGGACCTCGTCCTCGGCGGGTACCGGGACCGTCTCGTCGTCGAGCTGGCGCAGAACGCCGCCGACGCCGCGGCCCGCGCCGGCGTCCCCGGACGGCTCCGGCTCACCCTGCGCGACGGGGTGCTCGTCGCCGCCAACACCGGCGCCCCGCTGGACGCGACCGGCGTCGAGTCGCTGTCCACCCTGCGCGCCTCCGCCAAGCGGGACGCGCCGGACCGGGCGGTGGGGCGGTTCGGCGTCGGCTTCGCGGCCGTCCTCGCCGTCACCGACGAGCCCGCCGTGGTCGGCCGGCACGGCGGAGTGCGCTGGTCGCTCGCCGAGGCACGCGCACACGCGGGGGACACCGCCCGGCACAGCCCCGGACTCGGGGACGAGATCCGCCGCCGTGACGGCCACGTACCGCTGCTGCGGCTCCCCTTCGCCGCCGAGGGCACCGCACCCGACCCCTACGACACGGCCGTCATCCTCCCGCTGCGCGACAGCGCCGCCGCCGGCCTCGCCGAACGGCTGCTGCACGCCGTCGACGACGCCCTGCTGCTCGCCCTCCCCGGCCTCACCGAGGTCGTCGTGGAGATCGACGACGAGGCGCCCCGCACGCTGACCCGCCGCACCGACGGCCCGTTCACCGTGGTCGACGACTCCGGCAACGGCGTCACCCACTGGCGCACCGCCACGGCCCACGGCCCCCTCACCCCCGACCTGCTCGCCGACCGGCCCGTCGAGGAGCGGCTGCGGCCCCACTGGTCGGTCACCTGGGCCGTCCCCGTCGACGCCGACGGCTCGCCCGCCCGGCCCCGCACCAGCCCCGTGCTGCACGCCCCCACCCCCAGCGACGAACCCCTCGGCGTGCCCGCCCTGCTCATCGCCTCCTTCCCGCTGGACTCCACCCGCCGGCACGCCGCCCCCGGCCCGCTCACCGACTTCCTGGTTCAGCGCGCCGCCGACGCCTACGCCGACCTGCTCGCCCACTGGCGCCCGGTGACCACCGGGATCATCGGCCTCGTCCCGGGCCCGCTCGGCAAGGGCGAACTGGACGGGGCGCTGCGGCAGGCGGTCCTGGAGCGGCTGCCGCGCACGTCCTTCCTGCCGCCCGCCCTCGAACCCCGCGAGCACGACGGCGACTCCGACCTGCCCGAGTCCCTGCGGCCCCGGGACGCCGAGGTCGTCGAGGGCGCGGGCGCGGACACCGTACGGGTGCTGGCGGAGGTGCTGCCGACGCTGCTGCCCGCCGGTCTGGAACGCCGGGCGGAGCTGCGCACCCTGGGCGTCGCCCGGCTCCCGCTCACCGACGCGATCGACCGGCTGGCCGGCCTGGAGAAGTCCCCCGCGTGGTGGCGGCGGCTGTACGACAGCCTCGCCGGGGTCGACCCGGACCGGCTGTCCGGGCTGCCCGTGCCGCTGGCCGGGGGCACCTCCCAGGGCTTCGGCTCCGGGGCGGGCCGCACCACCATCGGGCCCCGTCAGGTGCTGCTGCCCACCCCGGATTCGGCCTCCCTGGACGCCTCGCTCCTCGCCCGGCTCGGTCTGAAGGTCGCCCACCCGGACGCCGCCCACCCCCTGCTCGAGAAGCTCGGCGCGCTCCCCGCGACCCCGCGGGCCGTCCTCACCACCCCGCAGGTGCGGGCCGCCGTCGCCGCGTCCCTCGACGACGAGGGCGCGCTGAACTGGGAGGAGGAGGCCCCGGACGCCGAGGAACTCGCCGACACCGTCCTCGGCCTGGTGCGCGACGCCGGACTGGAACCCGGCGACGAGCCCTGGCTGGGCGCCCTCGCCCTGCCCGACGAGGACGGCGAGCTGTCGCCCGCCTGCGAACTCGTCTTCCCCGGCGGCCCGTTCGCGCGGGTCATGCGGGAGGGCGAACTGGCCGCGGTGGACGCCGAGCTGGCCGAGAAGTGGGGCGAGCAGCCGCTCGCCGCCTGCGGGGTGCTGGTGGACTTCGCGCTGATCCGCGCCACCGACGTGGTCCTCGACCCGGACGAACTGGAGCCCCGGGAGGGCGACTTCGCCGAGCCGGACGACGCCGGGCTGCTGGACGCCGTGGACGTGTGGAGCGAGGACGTCCTCGACCGCTTCCCGGACAGCCCCGTCCCGCCGGTCGCCACCGAGATCGTCGCCGTGCGCGACCTGGACCTCGTGGACGACGACCGCTGGCCCGAGGCCCTCGCCCTGCTGTCGCGCCCCCCGCTGCGCGACGCCCTCGTGGAGCCTGTGCGGATCCTGCTGCACGACGGCACCCACGAGGTCGTACGGCCGTACACCGCCTGGTGGCTGCGCGGGCACCCGGTGCTCGGCGGGCGCCGCCCGGCCGGACTGCGCGCGTCCGGCGGCGACCCGCTGCTGCGCGGCCTGTACGACGAGGCCGACGCGACCGGGTTCGAGGACGAGCAGGTGCTGCGGGCGCTGGGCGTACGCACCTCGGTGGCCGCGCTCCTCGACGAGCCCGGCGGCGCGGCGGAGCTGCTGGACCGCCTCGCCGACCCGGACCGCCCGGTCACGGCCGCGCAGCTGCACGCCCTGTACGGGGCGCTGGCCGAGCTGGACCCCGAGCAGGTGACCCTGCCGGACGAGGTGCGGGCCGTGGTCGACGGCCGGGTGGAGGTGGTGGACGCGGCCGACGCGGTCGTCGTCGACTCGCCCGACCTGCTGCCGTTCACCTCCGGGGTGCCGCTGCTGCCCGTACCGCCGTCCCGTGCCGTCGAGCTGGCCGAGCTATTCCAGGTGCGGCGGCTGAGCGAGTCCGTCACCGGGCAGGTCGACTCCGAGGGCACGGAGCACGACGTACCGGAGCCGGTGCGGGTGCTGCTCGGGCCGCGCACCCCGGTCTCGTACGTGGAGCACGAGGAGCTCGTCGTCGACGGCGTGGAGATCGACTGGCGGCTGACGAACGACGGCGTGCCGCACGCCGCGACGCTGGAGGGCGTGGCGGCGGGGCTCGCCTGGGCGGCGGGCCAGTGGCCGCGGCGCTTCGAGGTCGCGGCGCTGCTGGAGGACCCGTCCCGCACGGAGGAACTGGCCCGGGACCGCTGGTTCGACTGA